The region GCTCCTCTGTCCAACATTCGGGGACTCTGGGGACCCCCTCGCTCCACACCCCCCACCACTCATTTCATATTCTTCATGACTGCAGCAGTGAGGGCCTCAACCGGTCGCTGCACGTGGCTCAGCGTGGTTCAGTCTCGTGACCGCAGTGACATCTCAAGTCCCACGTGGCCTGGGGGCTGCTGGGGGCACCGTTGAGCCAAGTGGACGGGCTCATGGGGACCCTGTGCCTGAGGCCTCTCGCTCCACACTGGACGTGCCCTTCCTATCTTCCTACAATGCACCGCTCAACAGGAAGTGCATGTCACCACTGATGAGTAAGGTTCACACGCTTGTAAGAATCACGGGACGGCGTTTGGCTGCTGGCTGCACTAGGCCGCAGCGCGGCACCTGTCCGTCACGCGTCAAGAACATCCGGCCGTGGGCCTCGAACATGGAGACGAGGTGACGCGTTCCCGCTCGCCTGAGTGTTAGCCTGAGTCTCCCAGCTGTGTGGGTCCAGGTCATGACCGTTACCGCGTCTCTGCACCGTTAGTCGGTGTGAAGTCGCCACATGACTCGTTTAACGCTCCGATGGCGGCAATCAGAATGAACGTGTTTACACAAGCGCCACCTGGTGGACGGGTGCTGCATCACCTGACTGCCCATGGGTCAGCAGCTCCTGGAGTTCTGCTCTTATTTCTGCGACTTCACACTGGTAGTTTTGCAGCGTCAGTGGTGACTGGCCGCCAGGGGGGAGTGGCGGCTCGGCTAATAATTAGGCATATTTCCcttatttaatcatttgttaAACTCTATCcgtccagtttcaataaccccTTGTGCTgatcagggtcgcggtgaactggagcctctCCTGGAGTTAATGGACTTGAGGCTGGGGGGGTACACCatcacaggatagccacacacgcacacacacacacacacacacacatagacctGTTCACAccctaagggcaatttagagtcaccagtccagctgaactgcatgtctttggagtgtgagaggaaaccagaggacccagaggaaacctgtACAGACACGTGGTGATTAACTCATTAAAATAactaatataattaatttaaatgtattgaaacCTAAAAGCAGTAGCTATGTCATTATgcatacattttattgcatgtCAAAAACAGCACTGGTCACAACTAAAAAGAAACCAGAAAGTTGAAAGATTCATGTTCTGTATCGTGTTTATGAGGGTCAGGACACCACATGTCACTCCGCCAGTGTCACTTATCACGCAGTGCTGAACATGGAGGCAGACGTATGTAAAGACAGCATCCCCCCCCAGACACAGTAAATATGTGTTTAACTCCATTTCGACTCTCCCCAGGTACAATACCCCACAGCAcctgtttaaaatgaatgcgtgcgtcctctctgtcactggGATCCACCAGGCTCTCGCTGGCATCTCTCTGTAGGAAGTTGTGGTCCAGCTCGGCCTCAGATTCAAGTGGAACGAGTACTGAGGGAGGCAGCTCTTTGACCATCACACACTGCTAGGAGGGAAGAGCAGCAATACACACTTACAgtacacagcagtgtgtgtttactttctcACCCGCTTTAGGGtcatttcacttacatttatctgacacttttctccagaggaacttacaaagttaaggtacttacaactatttacccatttattctactgggtaattttactggagtaatttagggtaagtaccttgatcaaaagtattacagctggatgtggcAAATGAACTTGTGacttttgcatccaaaggcagcagttctaaccactatgctatcaacCGTTGCCCTCACAGATACTTCCAtgtttaatgtgtattttaataaaatgaatatttcttaaaGTTCCCCTTTTTCTATATGttcctgttttctgtttctcaccAGAGACCACACTTGTCCGCAgtgtgtccatcagtgcatCTGACCAGGTCAGCGTGCTCAGTCATTCGGTCAATCAATCGATCGCACAGACAGATGCTCAGACACAGCATTTAGctatttacaccgatttaccgattagcacagcagggtaattttttctcCATCAGTTTAGGGTACCTGGCTCctgggtaccacagcaggagctgggaactgaacttgtgaccttcagatcgaaaggcatcagctctagcCCCCTGTGCGCTAATGctctatgtttccaggatagactctggatcaccgcgGTCCTGCGCTGTGGTTACGGATAATGgatggagggaaggaaggatggAACACCCCCCTTTCCCAGTGACACTGAGAGGTGACGCTCTGCAGCCGTAGCATGTGCCGCTCAAGggagggagtgagtgagtgagggagggtTAGACTCTCTACTCCCCGGACTGATCCGTTCATTCCTCACACGCGTGGTGTCCTGAATCGAGACCCACGAAAGAGCATGCACTGGGGGCACAGAAGGATCTGCAGCACCTAGAGACTTTGTGTCATGTGCAACGATTTTGAAACAATGCAGGAGGGGAGTGAGTGAGGGAAGTGTCTATCACTTTGGATGTACATTATGTTGATTTACACTTCTGAAGTCCGCAGCACTCACTTTTTCTGTCCAAAAACAAACAGGGAGGTGTGCTTCACCCCCGCTGCCCCAACCCAACGTCTTGCAACATCACATCCTACGCGTTTCACCGTTtcttaatttaatatatatttcatcaGTAAGGAATAATCATCAGTTCCTAGTCTATACTCTTTCTTTTCACTTCCTCTTTGTGTGAGTCACGAGTGTTTCATTCAGCTGGACACACTGATTCGTGAGGCTGCTTCCACCACGGACGGTACGTTACCACTGTTTTCCACACAGCGCAGTCGAAAATAATCATTAAACGGCGTTATCGTTCATAGTTTCGATCAATACTGCGCACACATCTCAGTTAAACGCTTACAGCATCTTTTTAAGGCCGTTTTAGGTCATGCGATCCTTCAGCTTCTAATTTATTCCTGTGTgatgtaaaagaaaacattgtcaTTATCCGAATAATCTCAATTCAAAGATGTATCACTTGCGTTGTTTGCATTTCTATTGTTGTTTAGGAATAAtgactataataataataaatgatctCAGAGGCCTGAGATTAGTGTGGTTCCAGGGAGGGGGTTTCACTGAACATTAAATTCAAGTATTTGAGGTTAAAAAAAGATATATTGGTTCCGGGAATCTAAGTACTGCTTGATGTTAAACATCAATGTCAgtaatgaaattatatttattcatagaaatataaagaaaaagattttaGCAATGAGATATGCTGGATAATTTAGCAAAAGACATGAAAGTTATTACTCATAAGTGGGGTACATTTGAAACATCTTTGAACTGGGCTCATTCAGATTATCACAACATAGTCTCAACAGATAAGTGCACAAAAATATTCTTACTAAAATATTACATTGGATACAATATTAAACACGgcctgtatttatttactaaaaGTTTGTTTTCATGGTCCTTCCTCTAAAACTGCAATGCATCTTACATTCCAAGTGTATAAAACTGATAGTTTTTGCTCAGCCATCATAATATATTGGGGTGGtacagcgaatagcgctgctgtctcacagtacctgggtggtgtgaaaggatatgggttcaatcctgctcagtctgtgtggagtttgcatgttcttctttgtatctgcatgggtttcctctgggtgctctggtttcctcccacagtctaaagacatgctgctgtgcgtgtgtattttttttatatattgcaAATATtcatctgacttgtgttctgctgctgtaacataataatttcccttgtgggatctatctatctatctatctatctaacatGAAAACGGGGCAGGACAGGATGCGAATGACCAACCCGAGTACTTTCACCACTGTGACAAGTGGATGCATGTAAACGTCAGAGCTGTTTCATCAGTGCCTTTCTAAGAATAATGCAGGAACTCTTAGAATAGCAGTGTCTGTTGCCAGAGCTCGTGATCCGAAATTCCGGCAGGAGTGCAGAACCTGATTTATGGCTTTTGGTTGAATCTGTACGGAGGGAAATcgcttttatgtgtttttttccccaatagcCCCCTTTCATTCTTGGGAACACAGATAATCTCCACTGTTCCAGCACTAATATTTAACCCTACACACACGTTTTATTCCCAAGtcctttaactgacacttttctccaaatcaacttacagtgtttagtTACTTATtgtaatttacctatttatacagcttggtaacctttactgtatcagttcagagtaagtaccttgataaagggcactacaagaggacatgggatTCGAACTTGCAGTCTCTGAGTCTAGGGGCTGCAGCTGTAACCCCTACACCACTCACttgaaaagtgtgtttcaccaaCAAGTCAATTAATATAGTCAAGGCAGGTTAGTAAATTTAGTTTCATACCATAAAcgatatttacattcattcctgTACGAAGGACAGTGTCCACaggtttttactgtaacattgaACCACAGTGTCAGCAAAGTAATCCATTACATTACTGAACatgagcatgaacatttacaccttaaatGAACttgagatgatgggcaaagtgagtctggaagaggtgagttttaagaccctttttaaatgtggacagagattcagcagttctgagtgagaaggggaggtcgttccaccataaTGGAGCCAGATcagagaacctccgtgctttaatCCAGGtgaatattttgattttaaatctATCCTGTAATCACGTCTGTCATTCCCTCACAGAATACCTCCAGGAGAATCTACACATCTCAGAAGCACAAGATCTTCCCCCTGCAGTGCTCTTCCTCTGATGTGAGGGAACATGGGTTCGAGTCCAGGCTGCTGGTTTAGCTTCACTGTCACACTCTGCTTTGCGCTACACTGCTGGATGCACGTTGGTCCATCTGCTGGGTACTCGCTGGGAAATTGCACGATCCGCGGCTCTCTCAGAGAGTCCGACCGGCCCAAAGTACTTTGCTACAAACTGAACTACCACAGTGTTCCTCGGGGGATCCCACACACCACAAAGGTCTTGGATATCTGCTGTAACAAAATCTCAGTCATCAAGAGCGATGACCTGAAAGGACTGAAACACCTGAAAATTCTGAATGTGACCAAGAATTTGATATCTCATGTGGAAGCGGGTGCTTTCAAAGACCTAGTTGTCTTGGAAGAGCTCAACTTGGCCAGGAACAGACTCCACACAATCCCTGAGAACTTCTTTCAAGGCCTTGTGCAACTGTCAACGCTACGACTGGATTTTAATTACAACATCAGCCTTCATTCCTCTGCTTTTGACCTCCTGGTTCATTTGAAGGTGCTGAACTTAACAGCCATTCACCTTCAACACATAAAGGAGGTTGCACACGTCTTCAGGTTACCCTCGTTGGAGAAGCTGTACGTGGGAAGCAATTTAATTTCAAGTTTCCAGTCAAAAGATGTGTTGAATGTGTCTGTCAAGAGCTCTTCAGTCTCAAATGTGTCCTTTAGACTACAGCTGCTGGACTTGACAATGAATCCTTTGCACACCTTCCGGATCACAGAGGACATCTTTCCTCACCTGGAGATCCTGGACCTGTCCTATGCAGGCAATGAAAGTATGGTGTGGGATGTCCAGAATCACACCTTCTTGAGGGGTGTGAAATGGCTCAACCTGAGCGGTATCCACATGTCAAAGGAGGAAGTTGAGAGCGCGATCCAAAGCGTCAGCTCCTCAGTGGAGAACCTGAAGCTGTATGATATGAAGCAGGTGGATGTCACCATGCTCATGAACTACTCCTGCCAACTGCCCAATCTCGCTGTCCTCCGCCTGAGGAAGAACAACCTCACCTCTTTACATGGCCACATGTTCCAGAACTGTCAGCAGATTAGAAAGCTGGATTTTGTGGAGAACAGACTCCATAACATTTCAGAGACTGCTTTCAGACCTCTTCAGAATTTGATTAACCTGCTTCTAGGTCACAACAAGCTCACCAAGGTTCCCGAAGCCATCAGATATCTTCACATCCTGGATTTCTTGGACCTAAGTTTCAACAATATTGGGGAGCTGACGTGTTCTGACTTTAAAAATATGACACACCTAACCAGTCTTCACCTGTACTGCAATCACATCTCAGTTCTCAAAGCTTGTGTCTTCACGGACCTGCCCAATCTAAAGAAGCTGCTGTTGAGAGCCAACAAGATACTCACCATCTCAGATGCCTTCAAGAGTGGCCTGAAAAATCTGCAATTGCTGGAGCTGGGTTCTAACAAACTGAGTTATATCAGGACAAAAGATTTTGAAAGTTTAAGTTCTCTTAACTATTTAGATCTTATAGACAATCAAATTTCTAAAATAGGATTTCATGCATTTAAAGGCCTGGGGAAACTGTCAACCCTGTTGCTCTCGTCAAACAAAATCACCAAAAGTGCAATGAACCGCAATGTTTTTTCAGGaattaatcatttaaaagtTCTTGAAATTGTCTCCAATTACATATCATATGACAACACGAAAGAAATCCCTGACCCACCTTTTTCGT is a window of Scleropages formosus chromosome 14, fSclFor1.1, whole genome shotgun sequence DNA encoding:
- the tlr22 gene encoding toll-like receptor 22; its protein translation is MGSSPGCWFSFTVTLCFALHCWMHVGPSAGYSLGNCTIRGSLRESDRPKVLCYKLNYHSVPRGIPHTTKVLDICCNKISVIKSDDLKGLKHLKILNVTKNLISHVEAGAFKDLVVLEELNLARNRLHTIPENFFQGLVQLSTLRLDFNYNISLHSSAFDLLVHLKVLNLTAIHLQHIKEVAHVFRLPSLEKLYVGSNLISSFQSKDVLNVSVKSSSVSNVSFRLQLLDLTMNPLHTFRITEDIFPHLEILDLSYAGNESMVWDVQNHTFLRGVKWLNLSGIHMSKEEVESAIQSVSSSVENLKLYDMKQVDVTMLMNYSCQLPNLAVLRLRKNNLTSLHGHMFQNCQQIRKLDFVENRLHNISETAFRPLQNLINLLLGHNKLTKVPEAIRYLHILDFLDLSFNNIGELTCSDFKNMTHLTSLHLYCNHISVLKACVFTDLPNLKKLLLRANKILTISDAFKSGLKNLQLLELGSNKLSYIRTKDFESLSSLNYLDLIDNQISKIGFHAFKGLGKLSTLLLSSNKITKSAMNRNVFSGINHLKVLEIVSNYISYDNTKEIPDPPFSYLNSLKYLKIASQAHKGLRNIPSNLLQGLSSLEAVHAGNLNIDFLHEDTFKYTPKLLFLDISKNLFTSLNPKVFQKIPRLNKLVLTKGPLHSLDFLIHANLSRVKYLQASRNQLGVINETVIQSLPSLTYLNLKDNTFTCDCSNAWFISWALKNNMTQVLDANGFECTYPSQLRGAKLIDLDTESCTVDQGFLCFIANTILVLFTMCGAFFYHFLRWQVVYAYYLFLAFLYDNKHRKTQKAQSFQYDAFVSYNAQDELWVMQELLPQLEDEQGWKLCLHHRDFQPGRPIMDNIVDGIYGSRKTICLISRYYLESEWCSREIQLASFRLFDEKKDVLVLVFLEDIPPRQLSPYHRMRQLVKKQTYLAWPKPGQDTRVFWCKLKQALEMKDDPYEDHGAMPLL